The following are encoded in a window of Phaseolus vulgaris cultivar G19833 chromosome 3, P. vulgaris v2.0, whole genome shotgun sequence genomic DNA:
- the LOC137805755 gene encoding zinc finger protein JAGGED-like, whose product MRPQNNPLDLNNFPDEYSRDGLQLFQDSSSSEGYRKKKNILKEDESEKVYECRFCSLKFCKSQALGGHMNRHRQERETETLNHARQLVYRNDHNLSTQPAPNLVCCQPIASGGYHAASSIGDPTMHARFPRYMSGSGSGSGSSSFHLPTPPPQLHLQQPSHHLLLGSPPPPPPPPLPFPLPYSHHPHDYYVGHVLNSGSKNGILNDYTCIGAPVGQALVGGGKDRSVQNPEEETLNWGRGYSGTQQLLDTHAAINRCHEGF is encoded by the exons AT GAGACCACAAAATAACCCATTAGATCTCAACAACTTTCCCGATGAGTACTCCCGAGATGGCTTACAACTCTTCCAAGATAGTTCCTCATCTG AAGGATacaggaaaaagaaaaacatcttGAAGGAAGATGAGAGTGAGAAGGTCTACGAGTGTAGATTTTGTTCCCTTAAGTTCTGCAAGTCACAGGCTCTTGGAGGACACATGAACCGCCACCGCCAAG AGAGGGAAACAGAGACACTGAACCATGCTCGTCAGCTGGTCTACCGTAACGATCATAACCTAAGCACTCAACCCGCCCCCAACCTAGT ATGCTGTCAACCAATAGCATCAGGGGGCTATCATGCTGCAAGTAGCATAGGAGACCCAACAATGCATGCAAGGTTCCCAAGATACATGTCGGGTTCGGGTTCGGGTTCGGGTTCATCTTCATTCCACTTACCAACTCCACCACCACAGCTCCACCTACAACAACCATCTCATCATCTCCTACTAGGCTCACCTCCACCACCACCGCCACCACCCCTTCCTTTTCCCTTGCCGTATTCTCACCACCCTCATGACTACTATGTGGGGCATGTTCTGAACAGCGGCAGCAAAAATGGCATCCTCAATGACTACACTTGCATTGGGGCACCCGTAGGACAAGCATTGGTGGGTGGTGGCAAAGACAGGTCAGTGCAGAATCCTGAGGAGGAGACGTTGAATTGGGGAAGGGGCTATTCAGGAACACAGCAGCTATTGGATACTCATGCAGCGATCAATCGGTGTCACGAAGGGTTTTAA
- the LOC137806282 gene encoding tetraketide alpha-pyrone reductase 2-like yields the protein MPEFCVTGGAGFIASYLVKALLEKGYTVRTTVRNPEDKDKVGFLTELSGAKERLKILKADLLVEGSFDEAVTGVDGVFHTASPVLLPPGENVQANLIDPCIKGTLNVLNSCLKANVKRFVLTSSCSSIRYRDDVQQLCPLNESHWTDTDYCQRYNLWYAYAKTTAEREVWRIAEENDIDVVVVNPSFVVGPLLAPQPTSTLLLILSIIKGMVGEYPNTTVGFVDIKDVVAAHLLAMEDTRASGRLICSSTVAHWSQIIEMLRSKYPSYPYENKCSSKEGDNNPHSMDTTKITQLGFPAFISLQQMFDECIKSFQDKGFL from the exons ATGCCTGAGTTTTGCGTGACAGGAGGTGCTGGCTTCATCGCATCTTACTTGGTTAAGGCCTTATTAGAAAAGGGTTATACAGTGAGGACCACGGTGAGAAACCCAG AGGATAAGGATAAGGTTGGTTTTCTGACCGAACTAAGTGGAGCGAAAGAGCGATTGAAGATTTTGAAAGCAGATCTGTTGGTGGAAGGAAGCTTTGACGAGGCAGTGACAGGAGTTGACGGTGTGTTTCATACGGCGTCCCCTGTGCTTCTACCACCCGGAGAGAACGTTCAA GCAAATTTGATTGATCCATGCATAAAAGGAACTTTGAACGTGCTTAACTCCTGCTTAAAGGCAAATGTGAAACGTTTTGTGCtcacctcttcttgctcttccaTAAGATATCGTGATGATGTCCAACAATTGTGTCCTCTCAATGAATCTCATTGGACAGATACAGACTACTGCCAACGCTATAAC CTGTGGTATGCATATGCAAAGACAACAGCAGAGAGAGAGGTTTGGAGAATTGCAGAAGAAAATGACATTGATGTAGTTGTGGTTAATCCCTCTTTCGTAGTTGGTCCACTCCTGGCACCACAACCAACAAGTACACTCCTCTTGATACTTAGCATTATCAAAG GCATGGTAGGGGAATATCCTAATACAACAGTGGGGTTTGTAGACATAAAGGATGTGGTAGCTGCTCACTTGTTGGCTATGGAGGATACCAGAGCATCTGGGAGGCTTATTTGTTCAAGCACAGTGGCTCACTGGTCACAAATCATTGAAATGCTTCGTTCCAAATATCCCTCTTACCCATATGAAAACAA GTGCAGCAGCAAGGAGGGAGATAATAACCCACACAGCATGGACACTACCAAAATTACACAGTTGGGGTTTCCTGCATTCATAAGCCTTCAACAAATGTTTGATGAATGCATCAAAAGTTTTCAAGACAAGGGCTTCCTGTGA